The DNA region CAGGAGGCTTACCACCGGGTGCTTGGTGTCCTGGTTAAATTCCGTAGAATCCGCGTCCTCCCAGCCCAGCACATTCCGGGCCCAGTCTATCACCATGATCTGCATCCCCAAACAAATGCCGAAGTAGGGGAGCTTGTTTTTCCGGGCCCATGCCGAAGCCTTAACCATGCCGTTGATGCCCCGCTGGCCAAAGCCTCCGGGCACCAGGATACCATCCACCCCCCCATCCGCAGCGGAAGCCCCCAGGACAGCATCGGCATCCTCGGTTTCTTCCAGTCGGGAGGAGTCGATCTTTACCAACTCCACTTCCACCCGGTTTTCCAGCCCCGCATGGAACAGGGCTTCAAACACCGACTTATAGGAGTCGTGAAGGTCCATATACTTACCCACGATGCCGATTCGGACCTTGCCGCTCAGGCTGTTAAAACGCTCCATCATGGAGTACCAGGGTTTGAGGTTGGCGTGCCTGCTCTCTACCCCCAACTTTTTCAATACCACCTGATCCAGTTTCTGATCGAAAAAAACCAGGGGTACCTCATAAATTGTAGTGTCCACATTGTAGGAAGTAAAGACCGCCTCGCTTTCCACATTGGTAAAAAGGGCTATCTTCCGTCGGGTTGCCTCTTCCAGCATTACCGGGGCCCGGCAAATCAGCACATCCGGCTGAATTCCCTGTTCCTGCATAGCCTTCACCGAGTGTTGGGTGGGTTTGGTCTTTAACTCACCCTCGCCGACCTCCGGGATCAGGGTCAGGTGGGCTGAAAGGACGTTTTCCCGGCCCAATTCATGAATAAGTTGCCGGGCTGCTTCCAGAAAGGGGATGGATTCAATATCCCCCACGGTCCCACCGATTTCCACGATCACCACATCAGTATCGGCGTCTTCCTTGGAAACCGCCAAAATCCGATTTTTAATTTCGTCGGTTATGTGGGGGATCACCTGGACACAACGCCCCAGGTACCGGCCCTCCCGTTCCTTACGGATCACGGTTTCGTAAACCTGGCCGGTGGTGATGGAATTGGCCCGGGAAAGGGGCCCGGAGGTAAACCGGGCGTAATTTCCCAGATCCAGGTCCGTTTCCCCCCCATCGTCGGTTACATAGACCTCCCCATGCTGGTAGGGGCTCATGGTCCCAGCATCCACGTTAATATAGGGATCGCACTTGACCATCCGGACATTAAACCCCCGTCCTTCAAGCAAGGCTCCCAGGGAGGAGGCCGCGACCCCCTTACCAAGGCTTGAACACACGCCCCCGGTGACAAAAATAAACTTATTCATGTAAACCAATTATCCCGATGCGGGGGGGCTTAGTCAACGTACTGACAAATTCCCGGTTTGCTCAAAGGGGGTTCCGCCCGGTCACTACCCCAGCAGTAAAAGCCCACATTTTACTAATATTATAAAATTGATAATTGACACTATCTAGCGCAGTCCTTACTATAAAGGGTATGGCAGATGAAATAGTTTTGACCGATGCTGATTTTGAGCAGTACCGAAACCTCATTTACAATGAAAGCGGTATCAATTTTACCAAGACCAATCGCTCCATTCTGGAGGGCAGGCTCAAGGAGCGGCTTCGGGGTAAGACGGGGATCACCTTGGGTTCCTATTTTACTACCATCTCCAAAGATAAAGAGGAGCTCAAGGGCTTTCTTGATTCGGTTACCACCAATCTGACCCGGTTTTTTCGTAATCAGGCCCAATTTGACGCTCTGGAACACCATGTTATCCCGGAATTGATGAAGATTAAGAAGCCTACAGGCAATACTACCATCAAAATCTGGAGTGCCGGCTGTTCCACCGGGGAGGAACCC from Treponema primitia ZAS-2 includes:
- a CDS encoding CTP synthase; this translates as MNKFIFVTGGVCSSLGKGVAASSLGALLEGRGFNVRMVKCDPYINVDAGTMSPYQHGEVYVTDDGGETDLDLGNYARFTSGPLSRANSITTGQVYETVIRKEREGRYLGRCVQVIPHITDEIKNRILAVSKEDADTDVVIVEIGGTVGDIESIPFLEAARQLIHELGRENVLSAHLTLIPEVGEGELKTKPTQHSVKAMQEQGIQPDVLICRAPVMLEEATRRKIALFTNVESEAVFTSYNVDTTIYEVPLVFFDQKLDQVVLKKLGVESRHANLKPWYSMMERFNSLSGKVRIGIVGKYMDLHDSYKSVFEALFHAGLENRVEVELVKIDSSRLEETEDADAVLGASAADGGVDGILVPGGFGQRGINGMVKASAWARKNKLPYFGICLGMQIMVIDWARNVLGWEDADSTEFNQDTKHPVVSLLEDQVDVKNYGGTMRLGKWISLAEPNSLFFAAYKEKTVSERHRHRYEFANTFRKEMTDAGLQLTGFTEDKSLVEAVEWSDHPWGLGVQFHPEFKSKPTAASPLFRDFIAAVKKTKGN